The DNA region GAGCACCCAGGCGGTCCTGAACAACCCGGGATCGCACGGCCTGTCAGAGATCCTCTACGCCTACGCGTCGGCGTCGAACAACAACGGCAGCGCGTTCGCGGGGATCACCGTGACCAGCGACTGGTTCCAGGCCTCCCTGGCCGTCTGCATGGCGCTGGGCCGGTTCATCCCGATCATCGCCGTCATCGCGCTCGCCGGTTCGCTGGCGGCGCAGAAGAAGACCCCGGTGACCGCGGGCACGCTGCCCACCACCGGACCGCTGTTCGCGACGCTGCTGGGCGGCAGTGTCGTGCTGGTCGCGGCCCTCACCTTCATCCCCGCCCTCGCTCTTGGTCCCATCGCGGAGGCACTGCTGTGACTTTCCCGCCCACCATCCCACTGACCACCACTACCGAACACCCCCGCACTCCCGACCAGATTCGGGAGCGGCACGCGGAGAACCTGGGCCATCAGGTCGCGGGCGGCGCCTTCGACGCGCGCCAGCTGGTGACGTCGTTCCCCGACGCGCTGCGCAAGCTCAACCCGCGCCACCAGCTGCGCAACCCGGTCATGTTCGTCGTCTGGGTCGGCTCGCTGCTGGTCACCGTGTTCGCCATCGGTGATCCGAGCGTATTCAGCGTCGCGGTAGCGGCCTGGCTGTGGTTCACCGTGCTGTTCGCCAACCTCGCCGAGGCGGTCGCCGAGGGCCGGGGCAAGGCCCACGCCGAGTCGCTGCGCCGGACGAAGAAGGACGCCGTCGCGCGGCGACTCACCGCGGGCGGCCAGGAGGAGCGGGTCCCCGGCACCGAACTGCGGATCGGCGACCTCGTGGTGGTCGAGGCGGGTGAGGTGATCCCGGGCGACGGCGACGTGGTCGAGGGCATCGCCACGGTCGACGAGTCAGCCATCACCGGCGAGTCGGCCCCGGTCATCCGCGAGTCCGGCGGCGACCGGTGCGCGGTGACCGGCGGCACCACCGTGCTGTCCGACCGGATCATCGTCAAGATCACCACCAAGCCCGGCGAGTCCTTCGTGGACCGGATGATCGCGCTGGTCGAGGGCGCGGAACGGCAGAAGACACCGAACGAGATCGCGCTGACGATCCTGCTGTCGACGCTGACGATCATCTTCCTGCTCGCGGTGGTCGCGCTGCAGCCCTTCGCCATCTTCTCCGGCGGCGAGCAGTCGGTGATCGTGCTGACCGCGCTGCTGGTGTGCCTGATCCCGACGACCATCGGAGCACTGCTCTCGGCGATCGGCATCGCGGGCATGGACCGGCTGGTCCAACGCAACGTGCTGGCCACCTCGGGCAAGGCCGTGGAGGCCGCGGGCGACATCGACACGCTGCTGCTGGACAAAACCGGCACGATCACCTGGGGCAACCGCCGCGCCACCGAGTTCATCCCGGCGGCCGGGGTTTCGACTGCGGAGTTCGCTGCTATGGCGAGACTGGCCAGTCTCGCTGATGACACTCCGGAAGGCCGGAGTGTCATCGAGTTCTGCGTGGAGCGACACCAGTTGTCCCCTCGCTTGAGCGCCGGCGAGTATCCCGGCGAGGTTCGCAACGTGCCGTTCACCGCACAGACCCGGATGAGCGGCGTCGACATTGGGGATCGCCGCATTCGCAAGGGCGCGGCGAGTGCCTTCACCATCGACGCCGCCGCGCAGTCCATTGTGGACGAGATCAGCGCCGAGGGCGCAACGCCGCTCGTGGTCGCGGAGAACGACACCGTGCTCGGGGTGATCCGGCTGTCCGATGTGGTCAAACCGGGCATGAAGGAGCGCTTCGCCGAACTGCGCGCCATGGGCATCCGCACGGTCATGGTGACCGGGGACAACCCGCTGACGGCCAAGGCGATCGCCGAGGAGGCCGGGGTCGACGACTTCCTGGCCGAGGCCAAGCCCGAGGACAAGATGGCCCTGATCCGCAAGGAGCAGGAGGGCGGCAAGCTGGTCGCGATGACCGGCGACGGCACCAACGACGCCCCGGCGCTGGCCCAGTCCGACGTCGGCGTGGCGATGAACACCGGCACGTCGGCGGCCAAAGAGGCCGGGAACATGGTCGACCTGGACTCCGACCCGACCAAGCTCATCGAGATCGTGGAGATCGGCAAGCAGTTGCTGATCACCCGCGGCGCGCTGACGACGTTCTCCGTGGCCAACGACTTGGCCAAGTACTTCGCCATCCTGCCCGCGATGTTCGCCGCGATCTATCCGCAGCTGGACAAGCTCAACATCATGAACCTCGGATCGCCCCAGTCGGCGATCCTCTCGGCGGTGATCTTCAACGCGCTGATCATCGTCGTGCTGATCCCGCTGGC from Alloactinosynnema sp. L-07 includes:
- the kdpB gene encoding potassium-transporting ATPase subunit KdpB, with product MTTTTEHPRTPDQIRERHAENLGHQVAGGAFDARQLVTSFPDALRKLNPRHQLRNPVMFVVWVGSLLVTVFAIGDPSVFSVAVAAWLWFTVLFANLAEAVAEGRGKAHAESLRRTKKDAVARRLTAGGQEERVPGTELRIGDLVVVEAGEVIPGDGDVVEGIATVDESAITGESAPVIRESGGDRCAVTGGTTVLSDRIIVKITTKPGESFVDRMIALVEGAERQKTPNEIALTILLSTLTIIFLLAVVALQPFAIFSGGEQSVIVLTALLVCLIPTTIGALLSAIGIAGMDRLVQRNVLATSGKAVEAAGDIDTLLLDKTGTITWGNRRATEFIPAAGVSTAEFAAMARLASLADDTPEGRSVIEFCVERHQLSPRLSAGEYPGEVRNVPFTAQTRMSGVDIGDRRIRKGAASAFTIDAAAQSIVDEISAEGATPLVVAENDTVLGVIRLSDVVKPGMKERFAELRAMGIRTVMVTGDNPLTAKAIAEEAGVDDFLAEAKPEDKMALIRKEQEGGKLVAMTGDGTNDAPALAQSDVGVAMNTGTSAAKEAGNMVDLDSDPTKLIEIVEIGKQLLITRGALTTFSVANDLAKYFAILPAMFAAIYPQLDKLNIMNLGSPQSAILSAVIFNALIIVVLIPLALKGVRYRPSSASSLLRRNLLIYGLGGIVVPFAGIWLIDLLVRLIPGIG